The Spirosoma foliorum genome has a window encoding:
- a CDS encoding glycoside hydrolase family 30 protein: MGLKSSVHSNSGGVEFWLTDPSRSILFAKQPSLAFKSEQKDVPAIHVDPAQTYQTIDGFGYTLTGGSAMLLSRMEATARAKLLKELFSTEGKGIGVSYLRVSIGASDLDEQVFSYDDLPAGETDPTVAKFSLAPDQQYLIPILKEILAINPTIKIMGSPWSPPAWMKSNGETKGGSLKMEFYDAYARYFVKYIQGMTKAGIHIDAVTIQNEPLHPGNNPSLLMLPAEQALFIKKSLGPAFKAAKLKTKLIIYDHNADRPDYPITVLNDPDARKFIDGSAFHLYGGSISALSDVHKAYPDKNLYFTEQWIGAPGNLKGDLAWHVRELIIGATRNWSRTVLQWNLAADPKQNPHTPGGCDQCLGALTINGNTVKRNPAYYNVAVASKFVRPGSVRIASDEVKNLPNVAFKTPDGHTVLIVLNDSPSRQTFSIDSAGNQTTATLSGGAVGTYIW, encoded by the coding sequence TGTTGATCCGGCGCAGACGTACCAAACTATTGATGGCTTTGGCTATACGTTAACAGGAGGAAGTGCCATGCTACTCAGCCGAATGGAAGCTACGGCGCGGGCTAAACTGTTGAAAGAGCTTTTTTCCACCGAGGGTAAGGGGATAGGTGTGAGTTACCTGCGCGTGAGTATTGGGGCATCTGACCTCGATGAGCAGGTATTTTCGTACGATGATCTGCCCGCTGGTGAAACCGATCCGACAGTAGCCAAATTCAGCCTAGCCCCCGATCAGCAGTATTTAATTCCGATCCTCAAAGAGATTCTGGCGATAAACCCGACGATCAAAATTATGGGTTCGCCCTGGTCGCCACCGGCCTGGATGAAATCGAATGGAGAGACGAAGGGGGGAAGTCTGAAAATGGAATTTTATGATGCGTACGCCCGCTATTTTGTGAAATACATTCAGGGCATGACAAAAGCCGGGATTCATATTGATGCCGTTACAATTCAGAATGAGCCCTTGCATCCGGGGAATAACCCCAGTTTGCTGATGCTTCCCGCCGAGCAGGCTTTGTTCATCAAAAAAAGCCTGGGGCCAGCTTTTAAAGCCGCTAAGCTCAAAACGAAACTAATTATCTACGATCATAATGCTGACCGACCAGATTATCCAATAACGGTCCTGAATGACCCCGACGCCCGAAAGTTCATCGACGGATCGGCTTTTCATTTGTATGGAGGATCAATCAGCGCCCTATCGGACGTGCACAAGGCGTATCCTGATAAAAATCTGTATTTCACGGAACAATGGATAGGAGCACCTGGTAACCTCAAAGGCGATTTAGCCTGGCATGTGCGCGAACTTATCATTGGGGCCACCCGCAACTGGAGCCGAACGGTATTGCAATGGAACCTGGCTGCCGATCCGAAACAAAACCCACACACGCCAGGCGGTTGTGATCAATGTTTAGGGGCGCTAACGATCAATGGGAACACGGTTAAACGAAATCCGGCCTACTATAATGTAGCTGTGGCTTCCAAATTTGTACGGCCCGGATCAGTGCGTATTGCGTCTGATGAAGTGAAGAACTTACCCAATGTTGCATTTAAAACACCCGATGGCCACACCGTATTAATTGTTCTGAACGATAGCCCATCCAGGCAGACATTCAGTATTGATAGTGCCGGTAATCAGACCACCGCTACGCTTTCGGGCGGGGCTGTAGGTACATATATCTGGTAA